One window of Mucilaginibacter inviolabilis genomic DNA carries:
- a CDS encoding HmuY family protein, translating to MLSPTNNLRKWLCLLAITGVLFTACSKKNDPAPTPAPDPTPVAPGSVSFYKLTRVENLYAPADDNNPAATLPPLYYSLENKTQITADFAKTASWDMVFTGTYNIFIGSNGATDHKTEGGILILKQPFEQVTDVPSDDQFTTTKSFGLDEAGNFGQGTGWALYDFNGTKMGDGSASKQHVVYALPATRTLIVRTAKGNYAKIKMISCYKDAFTADKWFIDTPHMYFTFEYVIVPKGSKKFEIK from the coding sequence ATGTTATCACCAACGAATAATTTAAGAAAGTGGCTTTGCCTGCTTGCCATTACCGGTGTTTTGTTTACTGCTTGTTCTAAAAAAAACGATCCGGCACCAACGCCAGCGCCAGATCCAACGCCTGTAGCCCCGGGATCAGTATCATTTTATAAACTAACCAGGGTCGAAAATCTTTACGCTCCGGCTGATGACAATAACCCCGCGGCTACATTGCCGCCTTTATATTACAGCCTGGAAAATAAAACACAGATAACGGCCGATTTTGCAAAAACCGCATCGTGGGATATGGTATTTACAGGCACCTATAACATTTTTATAGGCAGCAATGGGGCAACAGATCATAAAACCGAGGGAGGGATACTCATTTTAAAACAGCCATTTGAACAGGTAACCGATGTGCCAAGCGATGATCAGTTCACTACTACAAAATCATTTGGGCTTGATGAGGCTGGAAACTTTGGCCAGGGTACAGGCTGGGCCTTGTATGATTTTAATGGTACCAAAATGGGTGACGGCAGTGCTTCAAAACAGCATGTTGTTTACGCTTTACCCGCCACACGAACGCTGATAGTTAGAACAGCAAAGGGAAATTATGCCAAAATCAAAATGATCAGCTGCTACAAAGATGCATTCACAGCCGACAAATGGTTTATTGATACCCCGCATATGTATTTCACTTTTGAGTATGTAATTGTACCCAAAGGCAGCAAGAAATTCGAAATCAAATAA